From one Microlunatus sp. Gsoil 973 genomic stretch:
- a CDS encoding ATP-binding protein, with protein MRTDDLRPVSLFDGLTDAQLTELVQAGEELPIPLGKDLFHEGESADSWWVLVSGAIELHRLIGREDTVVGRMDVPGRWAGGFRAWDPQGRYLASGRGVSEGTVFRVSSPALRELSMKWFPFTGHLLDGVYGTARHVEVIARQRESLVTLGTLAAGLAHELNNPAAAANRAVDALEGACQTLLSSLGRLADGQITATQFSALDSLRREVAPSPVLSDPLAVADQEDELSSWMDRHDIERDWLIVPPLAAAGVSAAWCDRAAAVLPAEALQAGLEWVASTFSAETLLSEVKESTGRVMELVSAVRSYSQMDRGSLQHVDVTEGLDTTLVMLGHKLRDGVNVVRRYGPDVPKIDAYAGELNQVWTNLIDNAVDAMDGHGTLLITTTADEGHVVVEITDTGAGMSPEVAARAFDAFYTTKEVGTGTGLGLDIARRIVVERHDGTITIDSRPGNTILRVRLPHRPPER; from the coding sequence ATGCGTACCGACGATCTGCGACCCGTCTCCCTCTTCGACGGACTTACCGATGCCCAGCTGACCGAACTGGTGCAGGCCGGCGAAGAGTTGCCCATTCCGCTGGGCAAGGACCTCTTCCACGAGGGTGAATCGGCAGACTCCTGGTGGGTGCTGGTGAGCGGAGCGATCGAGTTGCACCGGCTGATCGGCCGCGAGGACACGGTGGTCGGCCGAATGGACGTGCCGGGCCGCTGGGCGGGCGGCTTCCGGGCCTGGGACCCGCAGGGTCGCTATCTGGCCAGCGGTCGCGGCGTGTCCGAGGGCACGGTGTTCAGAGTCTCGTCGCCGGCCCTGCGCGAGCTGTCGATGAAGTGGTTCCCGTTCACCGGGCATCTGCTGGACGGTGTGTACGGCACCGCGCGGCACGTCGAGGTCATCGCACGGCAACGCGAGTCGCTGGTGACGTTGGGCACCCTGGCCGCCGGCCTGGCGCACGAACTGAACAATCCGGCAGCAGCCGCAAACCGGGCGGTCGACGCCCTCGAAGGCGCTTGCCAGACGCTCCTCTCCTCCCTCGGTCGACTCGCCGACGGGCAGATCACCGCAACCCAGTTCAGTGCACTGGACAGCCTTCGTCGCGAGGTCGCGCCGTCGCCCGTCCTGTCCGACCCGTTGGCGGTGGCCGACCAGGAGGACGAGTTGTCCTCGTGGATGGACCGCCACGACATCGAACGGGACTGGTTGATCGTTCCGCCGCTGGCTGCGGCCGGCGTGAGCGCCGCCTGGTGTGACCGCGCCGCCGCCGTGCTGCCGGCAGAGGCGCTGCAGGCCGGGTTGGAATGGGTGGCCAGCACGTTCTCCGCCGAGACGCTGTTGTCGGAGGTCAAGGAGTCGACCGGCCGGGTCATGGAGCTGGTCTCGGCTGTCCGGTCGTACTCCCAGATGGACCGCGGTTCGCTGCAACACGTCGACGTGACCGAAGGGTTGGACACCACCCTGGTGATGCTGGGTCACAAACTGCGGGACGGTGTGAACGTGGTCCGGCGCTACGGCCCCGACGTGCCCAAGATCGACGCCTACGCCGGCGAACTGAACCAGGTGTGGACCAACCTGATCGACAACGCGGTCGACGCGATGGACGGTCACGGCACGCTGCTGATCACCACGACCGCCGACGAGGGCCACGTCGTCGTCGAGATCACCGACACCGGCGCCGGGATGTCACCGGAGGTGGCTGCCCGTGCCTTCGATGCGTTCTACACGACGAAGGAGGTCGGCACGGGCACCGGTCTCGGGCTGGACATCGCCCGCCGCATCGTCGTCGAGCGGCATGACGGCACGATCACCATCGATTCCCGGCCCGGCAACACCATCCTCCGGGTCCGGCTGCCCCATCGACCTCCGGAACGCTGA